The proteins below come from a single Eucalyptus grandis isolate ANBG69807.140 chromosome 3, ASM1654582v1, whole genome shotgun sequence genomic window:
- the LOC108958248 gene encoding uncharacterized protein LOC108958248 has translation MIPPVIDARVAPPPVGCRARGEQGSVGIDQALDAMREMMGQQARDQTAAFTAAVGAAATAAANAAVAAAVPVAAPAAAQAEGPPGIVVGNRPIHQLVEQFLKLNPPQFIGIGDPEAATSWIKKLEKAFALLMCNETEKVLLATYQLDGVADTWWKTTRETIFPEGVVPEWNAFREAFNVKYFSETAKEVKMAEFQRLRQGSLTVDQYEAKFAELSQYAPELIANPVNRARRFREGFKPDLRSTLISLNLRTYNDLYERAQMIERDQNERAASSGSRFNSSRDAIRHGKRPMVGGRFRFHPIERVELASLGLTVMEYVTGVEGDMDLPHANLGWALVLSVVNWVTWPGIVREG, from the coding sequence ATGATTCCACCGGTTATAGATGCTAGGGTAGCACCACCTCCCGTTGGGTGCCGGGCAAGGGGTGAGCAAGGATCGGTCGGAATCGACCAAGCTCTAGATGCTATGCGGGAGATGATGGGGCAACAGGCCCGAGATCAGACTGCCGCCTTTACTGCCGCTGTTGGAGCCGCCGCCACTGCCGCTGCCAATGCTGCCGTTGCTGCCGCTGTACCTGTCGCTGCACCTGCCGCAGCTCAAGCTGAAGGTCCACCCGGAATAGTGGTCGGGAACAGACCAATTCATCAGTTGgtagaacaatttctgaagttgaatcCGCCTCAGTTTATCGGGATCGGAGACCCTGAAGCTGCTACTTCATGGATCAAGAAATTGGAGAAAGCTTTCGCACTGCTAATGTGCAATGAGACTGAAAAGGTACTACTTGCAACTTACCAGCTGGATGGAGTTGCGGATACTTGGTGGAAGACAACCCGAGAAACCATATTCCCGGAAGGCGTTGTTCCAGAGTGGAACGCCTTTCGAGAAGCTTTTAATGTCAAATATTTCTCAGAAACTGCCAAAGAGGtgaagatggcagaatttcAACGTCTTCGCCAGGGTTCCCTAACTGTCGATCAATATGAGGCGAAGTTCGCTGAACTTTCGCAGTATGCTCCTGAATTAATTGCGAATCCAGTAAACCGAGCGAGGAGGTTCAGAGAAGGATTCAAGCCAGACTTACGAAGTACGTTGATTTCCCTGAACCTGAGAACTTATAATGACCTTTATGAGAGAGCCCAGATGATCGAGAGAGATCAGAATGAGAGAGCCGCCTCATCTGGGTCACGGTTTAATTCCAGCAGAGATGCAATACGACATGGAAAGAGGCCCATGGTTGGAGGAAGATTCCGATTCCACCCAATAGAAAGAGTGGAATTAGCAAGTTTGGGCCTAACTGTAATGGAGTATGTCACTGgtgtggaaggcgacatggaTTTGCCCCATGCCAATCTAGGCTGGGCACTTGTTTTAAGTGTGGTTAACTGGGTCACATGGCCAGGAATTGTCCGAGAAGGATAA